From a single Nicotiana tomentosiformis chromosome 2, ASM39032v3, whole genome shotgun sequence genomic region:
- the LOC104087312 gene encoding serine/threonine protein phosphatase 2A 57 kDa regulatory subunit B' theta isoform-like has translation MIKQLLNRLPKKPSKSADNRDGGSSASPSNASTSSRSSDLSSSRTGNSSATTVSGVTSSSTPGLNHGNRLPQSVNAKVNGSAAVFPYETLPSFKDVPSSEKQNLFIKKLNLCCLMFDFTDPTKHLKEKDIKRQTLVELVDYVSSANGKFTETVIQEIVKMVSSNLFRPLTPQPRENKVLEAFDLEEDEPLMDPAWPHLQIVYEFFLRFVASPETDAKLAKRYVDHSFVLRLLDLFDSEDPREREYLKTVLHRIYGKFMVHRPFIRKSINNIFYRFIFETEKHNGIAELLEILGSIINGFALPLKEEHKLFLVRALIPLHKPKCVQMYHQQLSYCITQFVEKDCKLADTVIRGLLKYWPITNSSKEVMFLGELEEVLEATQPPEFQRCMVPLFRQISRCLSSSHFQVAERALFLWNNDHVESLIKQNRKVILPIIFPSLEKNARGHWNQAVQSLTLNVRKIFSDVDPELFEECLHKFEEDQANEEEIKMKRETTWRRLEELAGMKAASNEPVLVSPRTKPHSPSG, from the exons ATGATCAAGCAGCTACTCAATAGGCTCCCTAAGAAGCCATCCAAGTCAGCAGACAATCGTGATGGAGGAAGCTCTGCATCACCGTCAAATGCTTCAACTAGTTCAAGAAGCAGTGATTTGTCTAGTTCACGGACTGGAAATTCGAGTGCCACTACTGTTTCAGGAGTCACTTCTTCATCAACTCCAGGACTGAATCATGGAAATAGGCTACCACAGTCTGTAAATGCTAAGGTGAATGGAAGTGCAGCGGTTTTTCCGTATGAGACCTTACCTAGTTTTAAAGATGTACCAAGTTCTGAGAAGCAAAACTTGTTCATCAAAAAGCTGAACTTATGCTGTCTAATGTTTGACTTCACTGATCCAACAAAACACTTGAAAGAAAAAGACATCAAGCGACAAACACTAGTGGAGCTTGTTGATTATGTTAGTTCTGCGAATGGGAAATTCACAGAAACTGTCATTCAAGAAATAGTTAAAATGGTGTCTTCAAATCTGTTTAGGCCTCTTACTCCTCAGCCTCGTGAAAACAAAGTATTGGAAGCTTTTGACTTAGAAGAAGATGAACCCTTGATGGATCCCGCATGGCCGCATTTGCAAATTGTGTATGAGTTTTTTCTCAGATTTGTGGCATCACCAGAGACGGATGCGAAACTGGCTAAGAGATACGTTGATCACTCTTTTGTTCTAAGGTTATTAGATCTCTTTGATTCAGAAGATCCGAGAGAAAGGGAGTACTTGAAGACTGTTTTGCACCGTATATATGGAAAATTCATGGTGCACCGCCCTTTCATTAGGAAATCAATCAACAATATATTTTACCGGTTTATTTTTGAAACTGAGAAGCATAATGGAATAGCAGAACTTTTAGAAATTTTGGGCAGTATAATCAATGGATTTGCCCTTCCACTGAAGGAAGAGCACAAGTTGTTCCTAGTTCGAGCTCTGATTCCACTTCATAAACCAAAGTGTGTACAAATGTATCATCAGCAGTTATCTTACTGCATAACACAGTTTGTGGAAAAGGATTGCAAACTCGCTGATACTGTCATAAGAGGTTTGTTGAAATATTGGCCCATCACAAACAGTTCCAAGGAAGTAATGTTCTTAGGTGAGCTGGAGGAGGTTCTAGAAGCTACTCAGCCTCCAGAATTTCAGCGTTGTATGGTGCCTTTGTTTCGTcaaatcagccgttgcttgagcagctcACACTTTCAG GTGGCTGAAAGGGCTTTGTTCCTATGGAACAATGATCATGTTGAGAGCCTAATCAAACAGAATCGTAAAGTTATACTGCCGATAATTTTCCCTTCCTTGGAGAAGAATGCAAGAGGCCACTGGAATCAGGCGGTGCAAAGCTTGACATTAAACGTCCGCAAGATCTTCTCTGATGTTGATCCTGAACTCTTTGAAGAGTGTTTGCACAAGTTTGAAGAGGATCAGGCCAACGAAGAGGAGATAAAGATGAAACGTGAAACAACTTGGAGACGGTTAGAGGAGCTTGCTGGAATGAAAGCTGCAAGCAATGAGCCAGTACTAGTTTCTCCTAGGACAAAGCCTCATTCGCCGTCTGGCTAG
- the LOC104087314 gene encoding probable carboxylesterase 16, translating into MPSVAVKLYSVFFKFMLKHRLQNRTNAGGSSYGVTSRPDEESVAASNPVFTDGVATKDLHIDPTTSVSIRIFLPETCLGSPDSDLRAQSKSRVKPSTRLPDSGSDPRRNSYGAATTDNVTDTHYKNGHSFNHRRNSYGCNADDLALKSENGVYRGYSPSSKNCRKLPVMLQFHGGGFVSGSNDSASNDFFCRRIAKLCDVIVIAVGYRLAPEDRYPAAFEDGLKVLHWLAKQANLAECSKSLGNRRGGGGDMKKSDSHGHIADAFGASMAEPWLAAHGDPSRCVLLGVSCGGNIADYVARKAVEAGKLLDPVKVVAQVLMYPFFIGNVPTHSEIKLANSYFYDKAMCILAWKLFLPEGEFDLDHPAANPLVPGRGGPPLKRMPPTLTIVAEHDWMRDRAIAYSEELRKVNVDAPVLEYKDAVHEFATLDMLLKTPQSQACAEDIAIWVKKYISLRGHEFSY; encoded by the exons ATGCCAAGCGTGGCTGTGAAATTATACAGCGTGTTCTTCAAATTCATGTTAAAGCATCGGTTGCAAAACCGAACCAATGCCGGCGGAAGCTCTTACGGCGTCACATCGCGTCCCGATGAGGAATCAGTTGCTGCTTCAAATCCTGTTTTCACCGACGGCGTTGCCACCAAGGACCTACATATAGATCCCACCACCTCCGTTTCTATCCGAATCTTCCTTCCCGAGACTTGTCTCGGCTCGCCCGATTCCGATTTAAGGGCACAATCTAAATCTAGGGTTAAGCCTTCGACCCGATTACCTGATTCAGGATCCGATCCACGTCGAAACAGCTATGGTGCTGCTACCACTGATAATGTAACCGACACGCATTATAAAAATGGCCATAGTTTCAATCATAGGAGAAATAGCTATGGATGTAATGCGGATGATCTTGCTTTGAAATCTGAAAATGGAGTTTATAGAGGATATTCTCCGTCTAGTAAAAATTGTAGAAAGTTGCCTGTGATGTTACAGTTTCACGGTGGGGGATTTGTGAGTGGGAGTAATGATTCTGCTTCGAATGATTTCTTCTGTAGAAGAATCGCGAAGCTCTGTGATGTTATTGTAATAGCAGTTGGATACAGGCTAGCGCCTGAGGATCGGTACCCAGCAGCGTTTGAGGATGGGTTGAAGGTGCTACATTGGCTGGCGAAGCAGGCTAATTTGGCCGAATGTAGTAAGTCGTTGGGGAACAGACGTGGTGGAGGTGGGGATATGAAGAAATCTGATAGTCACGGGCACATAGCGGATGCCTTTGGAGCATCAATGGCGGAGCCTTGGTTGGCTGCTCATGGAGATCCGTCGAG GTGTGTTCTCCTTGGAGTGAGTTGTGGAGGAAATATAGCTGATTATGTAGCCCGGAAGGCAGTAGAAGCAGGTAAGCTTTTGGATCCAGTCAAGGTGGTGGCACAGGTCTTGATGTATCCTTTTTTCATTGGAAATGTTCCAACTCATTCCGAGATAAAGCTAGCAAATTCCTATTTCTATGACAAGGCTATGTGCATACTTGCGTGGAAATTATTTTTACCTGAAGGAGAGTTTGACTTGGATCACCCTGCTGCTAACCCACTAGTTCCTGGGAGAGGAGGACCTCCCTTAAAGCGAATGCCCCCAACTTTAACAATTGTAGCAGAGCATGACTGGATGAGAGATCGGGCTATTGCTTATTCAGAAGAACTCCGGAAAGTAAATGTTGATGCTCCTGTTCTTGAGTACAAGGATGCTGTTCATGAGTTTGCTACTCTTGACATGCTTCTCAAGACCCCTCAGTCTCAGGCTTGTGCTGAGGATATTGCTATCTGGGTTAAGAAGTACATTTCACTTCGAGGTCACGAGTTTTCGTATTGA